The Streptococcus marmotae genome contains the following window.
CAGCTAATGTAGCAGAAGAAATTGAACACTTGGCACAATTAGGTGTGAAAAAAGGCTTGCACTACGATGATGCGCTCTATCTTGCGAATTTATATGGTTCAAATGCACCGAAAGTCTTTGCCTTGAACCATAAAGTAGAAGCAGTTAGCCAGCTCAATCAGCGTGATTTATTGTCACTACATTATGCCATGAAAGAAGAAATGACCTTGACAGCTGTTGACTATCTTCTCCGTCGGACAAATTATATGCTCTTTATGCGGGAGCAGTTGGATAGCATTGTCGATGATGTCCTTCTTGAAATGGCAGCCTACTACGACTGGTCTGAGGAAGAAAAAGTAGCACAACGGGCCTTATTGGATGAAACTTTGGTCAAGAATGACTTGGCTTACTTGAAAAATTAGGAAACTTTAATAAATAAACATAGAAAAGGAGCTATATTATGGCAAAAGAATTATTAGGTGAAGTGATCGGGACAGCCTTACTGATCTTATTGGGGAATGGTGTTGTTGCAGGTGTGGTACTCGATAAGAGTAAGAGTAAAGATGCTGGTTGGATTGTGATTACAATTGGTTGGGGGCTTGCAGTTGCAATGGCAGCCTTTGTGAGTGGTGTATTAGGCCCTGCTCACTTGAACCCTGCTGTATCGATTGCAATGGCTTATGCAGGAAATCTTCCTTGGAGTTCAGTCCTTCCTTATATCGGTGCACAATTTATCGGAGCCTTTATCGGAAGTATCTTGGTGTACTTGATGTACAAGGATCATTATGATGCTACAGAAGATACTGGAGCAGTGCTTGCGACTTTCTCTACAGGCCCTGCAATCCGCAACACTGTAAACAATACAATCAGTGAAGCAATCGGTACTTTCGTTCTCGTACTTGGTTTGCTTGCTTTTGGTAATTACGATATGCCAGCCGGTCTTGGTACCTTGACTGTTGGAGCTTTGATTGTTTCCCTCGGAGTATCTCTTGGTGGTCCAACAGGATATGCCTTAAATCCAGCGCGTGACCTCGGACCTCGTATCATGCACGCTATTCTCCCATTGAAGCACAAGGGCGATTCAGATTGGGGCTATGCACTTGTACCAGTTATTGGCCCAATCATCGGAGGTTTACTCGCAGCTATCTTTTATGGATTAGCGTTCTAAAAATACAAATAGCAGTTATTCCTATGCTAAACTTTCTATCCAATAGCATCAAGTGAACAAGCCTATCACATTTTGTGGTAGGTTTGTTTTTTATACTATACTAAAAATAAAAACCATGATAGAGCAAATTCAATCTCAGTTACTTGCTCGTGTTTATGCTATTGGTTCAGATGCAATCAGAGTGTGCTTTATTCTGAAGCAGATTTTAGTAGGAAATGTCAGCTTGTAGACGAAAAAATTGATTAAAATTGTTCTAAATAGTAGACCTTTTGAAACGTACACTTATAAGGGAAAAGCGTACAAGATAGATTTCTTTCTTTTGAATCCTTAAATAGCTCTAAAAGTCCGATTTTACTGACTTTTTGCCTGTGTAGAGAACTCATTGTGAATATAATATCATTTTTATTTCAAAAAGCCTGCTTTTTGAAATAATGCCTTGTATCTAGTTGAATTCTACAATAGAAAGGAGAAAAAGATGTTTTTTAGAAAAAAAGATCGTTTTTCAATTCGGAAATTTAAGGTAGGAGTGGGTTCTGTTTTCCTAGGCTCAGTCCTTTTGGGTGCCCCAACTGTATATGCTGAGGAAACAGCGGTTGCTGTAAATTCAGATACAGAAGCAGTTGCAGCCACTACAGAACAGCCAGAGACAGCAACTGGAGCAAGCGAAACTCCAGCAACTATTGAAGAAAAGGTAGCTAAAGAAGTTTCAGCTAAACCAGAAGAAAATGCGGCTGCTGCTGTTGAAGAAAAAGCGGAGACTGGTAAAGCAGCAGAAGTCTTGACTGAAGAAGTAAAACCAGAAAGTGTAGAGGTTCCATCAGTGGATTTAAGCGCTGAAAAAGCCACAGTAGTGAGCCGTATCAATGGTTATGAAAATTTGTCAGAAGAGCTAAAAGCAAGCTTTATCACATGGGTCAACGAAGTGACAGATGCTACAGCTCTCGAAGCCCTTGCTGACGAAGTAAGACGTGCCAACCGTCCAAAAGCACCAAGCAGAGAAGAAGCCTTTCCAAATCAAGGACAGTCTTTTAACAATCTAGGAACATCAGGCTTCCGTGAGACAGGAGTTACAACTCCTACCTCTCCGCTACTAGAAAATGCTGAGAAGATTCAAGCAGATAATCAGCCTAAAATTCAAAATGATTATAGTGTTACAGATCCAAAAACACCTAAGTACCTTGATCCAGTAGCAGGACGTTATACCTATGCCAATATAGGCTACAAAGAAAACCCAAATTTGAAGTATATCCTATCTATTGATAGTGAAGCTCCAGCAACTGGAAATAAGCCTCCTCATGTCTATGTAACTCCTGTTGATGCGGACGGAAAACCATTAGCAGAAGCATTTGTCGCAGATACGAATCAACAAGGATCTTCGAGCCCTTTTTCTGAGATTGATCCTAAAAACCCCACTGTCTCGGTGGGGAAAGATGGACAGATTACAATTTCTCCTGAAAAAGCAAGTGATAAAAGCCATAAAATTGGGATTGAGGAGAACTTATTAGCGACAAATCGGACATCTGTTGTGCATCTAGATGAATCAGTTATCGGTGCGCCTGTTTATGATGAACAAGTGACCAAGTATGTAGAATATAAAACAAATAAACCATTGTTATCTGATTATACGCAATCTGGGTGGAGCGGGTTCAATTATACAACCGAACCATTTGATATTCCAGGATATAAATTAGTCTCTAAAAATGAGAATAAAGATGGGATTGTAACAGAGACGCCAACAATTCTTGCAGGGGATACTACTTATAAAAGATTGGTAGCACCATTAGGAAAAGGTCCGATGACCATTTACCGTAAGGTTGTTTTCGATACAAATACTGGTCATGGTACTGCGACTATCTATGTAAGTCCAAAGAACGCTGATGACCCAGCAGATGCAGCGACACTACCAAGTGCAGAGGAGTTCTTTGCCAATATCAAAAAATACACAACTTTTGATCATAAATATTATGTATCAGAAGCAGACCTAAACGATCCTGAATCGACCTATAATTTATATATCAATGAGGAGGCTAGCCAGAGATTTGCTAAAGATCCGAGCAAGTCACTTGATGAGCATAAGAAGGAAATAATTGCTTCGTATTTTGCAACAACGACTTCATCTGATCGTGAGGCTTTCTACCATGCACCGATTGCTAAGAAAACAGCTTCTGCATTTAAGGAAGAAGGTTTTGAAAACGGCGAATATCTAGTGCATTCAGCTGTGAATGGTCGTCCGTTTGAGTTCGCTGGAGGTCCAAACGATCGTATACCTTTCTATGAACCATTGATCAATGCTCCAGGAAATGTGACTGGTATTGCGACTATCCGTAATGGTTGGAGACAATCGGATAGCGTTATTTACGAGTATGCGAAAATTGAAAAAGTTGAGGCAGAGTACTTCGTAGAAAATACAGATACTCACTTGTATCCAGAACTAGCGGATTATGACAAAGAAAATCCTACGAAAAAATTAGTCGCTGAAGACATTGACGGCAAGGACTATTCAGATAAGGATGTTCCACCAACTTTGACAGACAAAGATGGTATTGTTTATGAATTAGTCGTTAAAGAAGGCAAGCCTGTCTTGAAAGATGGTTCAGCACCACAAGAGGGAATCATTGCCTATGGTGGCGGACAAGTCAT
Protein-coding sequences here:
- a CDS encoding MIP/aquaporin family protein, coding for MAKELLGEVIGTALLILLGNGVVAGVVLDKSKSKDAGWIVITIGWGLAVAMAAFVSGVLGPAHLNPAVSIAMAYAGNLPWSSVLPYIGAQFIGAFIGSILVYLMYKDHYDATEDTGAVLATFSTGPAIRNTVNNTISEAIGTFVLVLGLLAFGNYDMPAGLGTLTVGALIVSLGVSLGGPTGYALNPARDLGPRIMHAILPLKHKGDSDWGYALVPVIGPIIGGLLAAIFYGLAF